Proteins encoded within one genomic window of Aquarana catesbeiana isolate 2022-GZ linkage group LG03, ASM4218655v1, whole genome shotgun sequence:
- the GLCE gene encoding D-glucuronyl C5-epimerase, which produces MRCLAARVNYKTLIFICSLFTLVTVLLWNKCNDHQSTLPWGPESGLRADSLEKRAAASESNPANGQPRSEEASPQEQQKAPPLVGSKVTGPKYEEIDCVINEDQTIRCRKEGNEVYMPFSWMEKYFEVYGKIAQYDGFERFEFSHSYSKVYAQRGPYHPDGVFMSFEGYNVEVRDRVKCISGVEGIIVIIIIIIVIVKGPGIQNDPPY; this is translated from the exons ATGCGTTGCTTGGCAGCTCGTGTCAACTATAAGACACTCATCTTCATTTGCTCTCTCTTCACGTTGGTGACGGTCTTACTGTGGAACAAATGCAATGACCATCAGTCCACCCTGCCATGGGGGCCAGAATCCGGCCTGCGAGCTGACAGTCTAGAGAAGCGAGCAGCCGCTTCAGAAAGCAACCCCGCCAATGGCCAGCCCAGATCTGAGGAGGCCTCCCCTCAGGAACAGCAGAAGGCACCACCTCTGGTGGGCAGTAAAGTCACAGGACCCAAGTATGAGGAGATAGACTGTGTGATTAATGAAGATCAAACCATTAGGTGCCGGAAAGAGGGCAATGAGGTGTATATGCCCTTCTCATGGATGGAGAAATATTTTGAGGTCTATGGGAAGATTGCCCAATATGATGGATTTGAGAGATTTGAATTTTCTCACAGCTACTCCAAAGTATATGCACAACGAGGCCCATACCATCCGGATGGGGTCTTCATGTCTTTTGAGGGGTATAACGTTGAAGTCCGAGATCGAGTGAAATGCATCAGTGGTGTAGAAg ggatcatcgtcatcatcatcatcatcatcgtcatcGTCAAAGGTCCAGGCATACAAAACGATCCTCCCTATTGA